A genomic segment from bacterium encodes:
- a CDS encoding 4Fe-4S dicluster domain-containing protein, with translation MKRIYAKEDVCIGCRLCEIYCIFEHSGHQTLVKAFSDREGLPEPAVRVEEDGAISFALQCRHCEDAPCLAACIAGAMTRDPQTGAVKHDEEKCVGCWSCIMVCPFGAIRTNMETHKVGSKCDLCAGKDTPACVAHCPNEALVYE, from the coding sequence ATGAAACGCATCTATGCCAAAGAAGACGTCTGCATCGGCTGCCGCCTGTGCGAGATCTACTGCATCTTCGAGCACTCCGGCCACCAGACCCTCGTCAAGGCCTTCTCGGACCGCGAGGGCCTGCCCGAGCCGGCGGTGCGCGTCGAGGAAGACGGGGCCATCTCGTTCGCGCTCCAGTGCCGCCACTGTGAGGACGCGCCCTGCCTGGCCGCCTGCATCGCCGGGGCCATGACCCGCGACCCGCAGACCGGCGCCGTCAAGCACGACGAGGAGAAGTGTGTCGGCTGCTGGAGCTGCATCATGGTCTGCCCGTTCGGGGCCATCCGCACCAACATGGAGACCCACAAGGTCGGCAGCAAGTGCGACCTGTGCGCCGGCAAGGACACCCCCGCCTGCGTGGCCCACTGCCCGAATGAGGCGCTGGTGTACGAGTAG
- a CDS encoding FAD-dependent oxidoreductase yields MSEKRYDYLILGNSTAAVAAVEAIRSADADGTLAVVSDQPNHVYSPPLITYVLSGKIAEDKLYTRSRDFYEQLSADTYFGVPVTQVKPEAHQVVLASGATLGYGKLLLATGGTPIVPPLPGVELQGVFTFTRHDDMVRVREFIQGNRVAQAVVIGGGMIGVKVAEAFAALGLETTIVELVDRVLAQALDETGSAMAKRALEAAGVRVLTGSGVTSIGGSDGKVQSVTLDSGSRLPAQIVVVAVGVRPNVQLAHEAGLSVNRGVLVDDHLRTSAADVYAAGDVAEAYDPLIGEARPIAIWPAASLQGEAAGLNMAGQDAAYDGSIPMNSIQVCGLPTISVGLIAPPDGCETLEYRSPDGKSYRRMLIVGDRIVGAIFVGDIDRAGIITGLIRGAIDVSSFREKLIQRDLGLLSLPKQYRRHIVSGPGIEV; encoded by the coding sequence ATGAGCGAAAAACGTTACGACTATCTCATCCTGGGCAACTCGACCGCGGCCGTGGCGGCTGTTGAGGCCATCCGGTCGGCGGATGCCGACGGCACGCTGGCCGTCGTGTCCGACCAGCCCAACCACGTCTACAGCCCGCCGCTCATCACGTACGTGCTGAGCGGCAAGATCGCCGAGGATAAGCTCTACACCCGCTCGCGCGATTTCTACGAGCAGCTCAGCGCGGACACGTACTTCGGCGTCCCGGTGACGCAGGTCAAGCCTGAGGCGCACCAGGTCGTTCTGGCCTCGGGCGCGACACTGGGCTATGGCAAGCTCCTGCTGGCCACCGGCGGCACGCCCATCGTCCCGCCGCTGCCCGGCGTCGAGCTGCAGGGCGTCTTCACCTTCACCCGCCATGACGACATGGTCCGCGTGCGGGAGTTCATCCAGGGCAACCGCGTGGCCCAGGCCGTCGTCATCGGCGGCGGTATGATCGGCGTGAAGGTCGCCGAGGCCTTCGCCGCCCTGGGCCTGGAGACCACCATCGTTGAGTTGGTGGATCGCGTCCTGGCCCAGGCGCTGGATGAGACGGGCTCCGCGATGGCCAAGCGCGCCCTGGAAGCCGCCGGCGTCCGCGTCCTGACCGGCTCGGGCGTGACCAGCATCGGCGGCAGCGACGGCAAAGTCCAGAGTGTGACGCTCGACAGCGGCTCGCGGCTGCCGGCGCAGATCGTCGTGGTGGCCGTCGGCGTGCGGCCGAACGTGCAGTTGGCCCACGAGGCCGGCCTGTCGGTCAATCGCGGGGTGCTGGTGGATGACCACCTGCGCACCAGCGCGGCGGATGTCTACGCGGCCGGCGACGTGGCCGAGGCGTATGACCCGCTCATCGGCGAGGCGCGGCCGATTGCCATCTGGCCGGCGGCGTCGCTGCAGGGCGAGGCCGCGGGCCTGAACATGGCGGGCCAGGACGCCGCCTATGACGGCAGCATCCCGATGAACTCGATCCAGGTGTGCGGCCTGCCCACGATCTCGGTGGGCCTCATCGCCCCGCCGGACGGCTGTGAGACGCTCGAGTACCGCTCCCCCGACGGCAAGAGCTACCGCCGCATGCTCATCGTCGGCGACCGCATCGTCGGCGCGATCTTTGTGGGCGACATAGACCGAGCCGGCATCATCACCGGGCTCATCCGGGGCGCGATTGATGTCAGCAGCTTCCGCGAGAAGCTGATCCAGCGCGACCTGGGCCTGCTGTCGCTGCCCAAGCAGTACCGCAGGCACATCGTCAGCGGGCCGGGGATTGAAGTATAA